A window of Deinococcus cellulosilyticus NBRC 106333 = KACC 11606 genomic DNA:
CCGCCATCAAAGGCACCACCGAGGAAGGCGGCAGCAAAGAGTTCCCCGCCGACGATGCTGGCGACCTGGCTGCCCTGGCGTTCAAGATCATGTCCGACCCCTACGTGGGCCGTCTGACCTTCGTGCGCATCTACTCCGGCACCATGAAGTCCGGTTCTTACGTGCAGAACACCACCAAAGGCAAACGTGAACGCGTGGGCCGTCTGCTGAAGATGCACGCCAACCAGCGTGAAGAAGTTCAAGAGCTCAAAGCTGGCGAACTCGGCGCTGTGATCGGTCTGAAGGATGCCGGCACCGGCAACACCCTGATCGGTGAAGACGACGAATTCGTGGCCCTCGAGAGCATCGAAGTGCCCGAGCCCGTGATCACCCTGGCCATCGAGCCCAAAACCAAGGCCGACCAGGAGCGCATGGGCATTGGTCTCTCCAAACTCGCCGAAGAAGACCCCACCTTCCGCGTGGCCACCGACCCCGAAAGCGGTCAGACCACCATCGCCGGAATGGGCGAGCTTCACCTCGAGATTCTGGTGGACCGTCTGAAGCGTGAACACAAAGTGGAAGCCAACGTGGGTGCTCCCCAGGTGGCTTACCGCGAAACCATCACCAAGCACGTTGAAGTCGAAGGCAAGTTCGTGCGCCAGTCCGGTGGTCGCGGTCAGTACGGTCACGTCAAGATCAAGGCCGAGCCCCTCCCCCCAGGAACCGGCTTTCAGTTCGAGAACGCCGTGGTGGGCGGAACCGTGCCCAAGGAGTACATCGCTCCTGCCCAGAAGGGCATTGAAGAAGCCATGCAGTCCGGTCCCCTCCTCGGCATGCCCGTGGTGGACCTGAAAGTCACCGTTTACGATGGAAGCTACCACGAAGTGGACTCCAGCGAAATGGCCTTTAAGATTGCAGGTTCCATGGCTCTGAAAGAAGCCGTCCAGAAGGGCGCTCCTGCCATCCTGGAACCCATCATGCGCGTAGAAGTGACCGTCCCCGAAGAGTACATGGGCGACATCATCGGCGACCTGAACAGCCGCCGTGGTCAAATCCAGGGCATGGAAGCCCGTGGCAACGCACAGATCGTGAAGGCCTTTGTGCCCCTGAGCGAAATGTTCGGTTACGCCACCGACATGCGTTCCATGACCCAGGGACGTGCTTCCTACAGCATGTTCTTCGACCACTACGACACCACCCCCACCAACATCGTTAACCAGCTCATCAAGAAGTAATTCCTGCTGAAGCTTAAAACCCACCCGCAAGGGTGGGTTTTTTCATTTGTCTGTGGTGGTATGGGGCATGGACCTGAAAACTGTATTTGATTGGTTTGCTGAGAAAGGGGAGAGGCACACCCTGGACCTCAAAACAGGGGAACATTTTGAGGGGTACATTCTGGAGGTCTTTGAAGAACACCTGCTGTTTGGAATGGGAGGTCCTCTGGCTCCCGCTGAACCTGTGAAGATTCTTCTGGATCAGATTGACCCGGAAAGCTTGTGGTACTGGGACATCAACCAGAAGCAATATTTGCCCCTGAAGTTGTAGAACTGGATCTGAGGGGCCTACAGCACCATAGACCCCTGGCATGGACTGAGTCTTTGTTCTTGCAGTTGACAAATAGACCCCGATTAAGTGTATGATATATCTAGTACACTAGATCCTTAGTACTCTTTTTCAAAGTGTAAAAGCAGGTCAATCACTGCTGGATTGCCAGCGGCTCATCATGTCTGTGTTTTGGGACAGCACAGGCAGGGTGTCTTAAGCCTGTCCCAATCAGCAACATGCTGAAAGAGGAGTCCACATGCAGAATGCACAGAGACAGGGTTTGCAAAGAACAGGTGGGATTGCTGCATTGACCAATGGGGTGGCTTACATTGTGGGGCTTGGACTGGCCCTCACTCTGCTGGCTCCCGTTTTTGCTGCAGGACCAAAAGAATACCTGGCCTTCATGAAGAACAACCTCTGGCTGATCTACAGCTGGAATCTGCTGATTTATATGATTGCAGGGATCACCATGGTTCCTCTGGCCCTTGCCATGCATGAAAGGCTGAAAGACAATCAGCCTGCCCTGATGCAGGTCGCCACAGCTTTTGGTCTGATCTGGGCCATGACCATCATTTCGAGCGGCATGATCATCCTGAATGACATCGAGGTGGTGTCCAGGTTGCATTCCCAGGACCCTGAGCGGGCCCTGACGGTCTGGATGTCTGTGGAGACCATTGAACGGGGTCTGGGAGGTGCTCTGGAGATTCCAGGAGGCATCTGGACCCTGATGGTGAGCTGGGTGGGATGGCAAACCCGCAAACTTCCCAGGGCTCTGGGGGCTCTGGGCATGCTGGTGGGAGGAGCAGGAATCCTGACCCTGTGGCCTTTCCAGGATGAAGCAGGAACCGTGTTCGGACTGGGCATGGTGGTGTGGTTCCTGTGGGTGGGCATCCTGCTGATGCGCAGACCTGCCCTCCGTCAACAGGTGGCTCTGAATTGAATCTTTTTTAACTTTCAGAAAATAAGCATTGCATTCTCCAAAATCATCTGCTAATTTGATTCAGGACGGCAAAGCTGTTCAATCTCAGCTGAGTCAGCTGGAAAGGTGCAAAAGCATGGTGGACGAAACCTCAACAGACCGCCTCCAGGAGCAAAAAAGCTCTGGGTTCTGCTTGTTGCACCACCCCGAACTTTAAACCACTCTGAACTTTCAGAGGGCTGCTCCTGGAGGCACACAACCAGAGCAGCCCTCTTTTTTGAGATTTAATTCCATCAACTGGTTTTAAAGACATGACATGGCATTTTCTGAAAGCGAATGCCTGTATTTTCATGTTTGCTGACGGCTGATCGCTGAAAGCTAACTGCTCAAAGAATGGCTGGAGGTTTCTCGCGCTGTGATCGCACGAGAAAGGAAAGTCATATGTTTACACGTCAACAACATCTTCAACACAAATACCTTCGCAACATTGGCATTGCTGCGCACATTGATGCAGGCAAGACCACCACCACAGAACGCATCCTGTTTTTGACAGGTGTCACGCACCGCATTGGCAATGTGGATGCAGGGAACACCACCACAGACCACCTTCCAGAGGAGAAAGCCCGGGGCATCACCATTGCTGCTGCGGCCATAGAGACCTCATGGGAGCGGGCAGGGGAGACCTACACCCTCAATGTGATTGACACACCGGGTCATGTGGATTTCACCATCGAGGTGGAGCGCTCCATGCGTGTGCTGGATGGTGCAGTGGCTGTACTGGACGCCTCTCAGGGAGTGGAGCCGCAGTCTGAGACCATCTGGCTGCAAGCCGAGCGTTATGGGGTGCCTCGCATTGTGTTCGTCAACAAGATGGACAAGGTGGGTGCAGACTTTGCCCTGGTCTTGCAGGACATGCAGGAAAAACTGGGTGTGAAACCTCTGGCTGTTCAAAAGCCTCTGGGGGAAGGTGCAGATTTTGTGGGTGTGGTGGACCTGATTGAGATGCAGGCTTACGCATTTGAAGGTCTGAATGCGGTTCCTGTGGCACTGCCAGCAGAGGCCACAGCAGCCAGGCAGCACCTGATCGAGCAACTTTCCGAGGTGCATGACGGCATCATGGAACAGTATTTGCTGGGTCTGGAGGTGCCTGCAGAGGCTCTGCGGCAGGCTTTGCGAGAGGTGACCCTGAAACAGCAGGCTTTCCCGGTGCTTTGCGGCAGTGCCCTGAAAGACAGAGGAATTCCCCAGTTGCTGGATGCGATCATTGACTTCCTGCCTGCTCCTGGAGACCGTGTGTTGCCTGCAGAAGTCCCAGAGGATGCTCTCAGTGCTCTGGCTTTCAAGGTGGTCACCGACCGTTTCGGTAAACTGACCTTTGTGCGGGTGTACTCGGGTGTTCTGCAAACTGGAGCATACGTCTGGAATGCCAGCACAGAGACCAGAGAACGCATCAACCGTCTGGTGAAACTGCGGGCCGATCAGGAAATGGAAGTGCATGAACTGCATGCTGGAGAGATAGGGGCCATTCGTGGACTCAGACACACCCTCACAGGACACACCCTCACCCATGAAGAGACACCCCACCTGCTGGAAAGCCTGCATGTGCCTGAACCTGTGATTACCGTGGCCCTGGAAGCCCAGAATCCACAGGATCAGGAGAAACTGACGGCTGCTCTGGTGCGGTTTGCCCAGGAAGACCCGACCTTGCAACCCGGTACAGATGCGGTTTCGGGCAGACGGACCCTCTCTGGAATGGGCGAACTTCATCTCGAAGTGACGCTGGAACGTCTGAAGCGCGAAACAGGCCTGGAAGCCAGAACAGGAGCCCCACAGGTGGCTTACCGTGAAACCCTGAAAAAGAGCGTGCAGGTGGCCCACACCCACAGAAAGCAGACCGGAGGCAAAGGCCAGTTTGCCCAGGTGGTCCTTGAAGTGGCCCCTCTTGAAGCCGGTTCTGGTTTTGTTTTTGAGAACCAGACGGTGGGCGGGAGCATTCCGAAGCATTTTGTGGCTGCGGTGGAAAAAGGTGCCCGTCAGGCTCTGGGTTCAGGACTCTTTCATGCTCCGGTCACCGATCTGAAAGTGACGGTGCTGGATGGCAAGACCCACACCACAGACTCCAATGAGGCGAGTTTTGTCACTGCAGGCCATGACGCCCTGAAAGAGGCGTTCAGGGAGGCGGGAACGGTGCTTCTGGAACCGGTCATGCAACTTGAGGTTTCCACGCCAATGGGTTTCACGGGAGTTGTGCTTTCAGACCTGCAAGCCAGACGGGGCACCATACTCGGCCTGAGCAGCAGAGGACCCATCCAGTGGATTGAGGCTGCGGTGCCACTGGCAGAGCTTTTCCAGTACACCACGCGTCTCAGGTCCCTGACCCAGGGCAGGGCACAGGCCAGCATGAAGGTCAGCCACCATCATCCTGCTCCGGTCCAGCTCATGCCCGAAACCTGACAGAAAAACCACCCCGAGAAATCGGGGTGGTTGAATTTCAAAGCACTCAGTGGCTGGCGTAATCCTGAACTTCACGGTCAAACAGTCCAACCAGACCAAGGATGGCAGGAATGGCCAGAACGATGCTG
This region includes:
- the fusA gene encoding elongation factor G; the encoded protein is MFTRQQHLQHKYLRNIGIAAHIDAGKTTTTERILFLTGVTHRIGNVDAGNTTTDHLPEEKARGITIAAAAIETSWERAGETYTLNVIDTPGHVDFTIEVERSMRVLDGAVAVLDASQGVEPQSETIWLQAERYGVPRIVFVNKMDKVGADFALVLQDMQEKLGVKPLAVQKPLGEGADFVGVVDLIEMQAYAFEGLNAVPVALPAEATAARQHLIEQLSEVHDGIMEQYLLGLEVPAEALRQALREVTLKQQAFPVLCGSALKDRGIPQLLDAIIDFLPAPGDRVLPAEVPEDALSALAFKVVTDRFGKLTFVRVYSGVLQTGAYVWNASTETRERINRLVKLRADQEMEVHELHAGEIGAIRGLRHTLTGHTLTHEETPHLLESLHVPEPVITVALEAQNPQDQEKLTAALVRFAQEDPTLQPGTDAVSGRRTLSGMGELHLEVTLERLKRETGLEARTGAPQVAYRETLKKSVQVAHTHRKQTGGKGQFAQVVLEVAPLEAGSGFVFENQTVGGSIPKHFVAAVEKGARQALGSGLFHAPVTDLKVTVLDGKTHTTDSNEASFVTAGHDALKEAFREAGTVLLEPVMQLEVSTPMGFTGVVLSDLQARRGTILGLSSRGPIQWIEAAVPLAELFQYTTRLRSLTQGRAQASMKVSHHHPAPVQLMPET
- a CDS encoding DUF4386 family protein; protein product: MQNAQRQGLQRTGGIAALTNGVAYIVGLGLALTLLAPVFAAGPKEYLAFMKNNLWLIYSWNLLIYMIAGITMVPLALAMHERLKDNQPALMQVATAFGLIWAMTIISSGMIILNDIEVVSRLHSQDPERALTVWMSVETIERGLGGALEIPGGIWTLMVSWVGWQTRKLPRALGALGMLVGGAGILTLWPFQDEAGTVFGLGMVVWFLWVGILLMRRPALRQQVALN
- the fusA gene encoding elongation factor G, with the translated sequence MANEYLNRFRNIGIAAHIDAGKTTTTERILYYTGRTHNIGEVHEGAATMDWMAQERERGITITAAATTAHWVRHGTDYTVNIIDTPGHVDFTIEVERSMRVLDGAVAVFDSSQGVEPQSETVWRQADRYGVPRIAFANKMDKTGASFELVINDIKERLGAIPAPVQYPMGEESDFKGIIDIVRMRAYTYTNDLGTDIQEHDIPEQFMDKVQEMRAQLIEAAAEVDEEVMMMYLEGEEPSVEQIVAALRKGTIAQKIFPVLCGSALKNKGVQLLLDAVIDYLPSPLEVPAIKGTTEEGGSKEFPADDAGDLAALAFKIMSDPYVGRLTFVRIYSGTMKSGSYVQNTTKGKRERVGRLLKMHANQREEVQELKAGELGAVIGLKDAGTGNTLIGEDDEFVALESIEVPEPVITLAIEPKTKADQERMGIGLSKLAEEDPTFRVATDPESGQTTIAGMGELHLEILVDRLKREHKVEANVGAPQVAYRETITKHVEVEGKFVRQSGGRGQYGHVKIKAEPLPPGTGFQFENAVVGGTVPKEYIAPAQKGIEEAMQSGPLLGMPVVDLKVTVYDGSYHEVDSSEMAFKIAGSMALKEAVQKGAPAILEPIMRVEVTVPEEYMGDIIGDLNSRRGQIQGMEARGNAQIVKAFVPLSEMFGYATDMRSMTQGRASYSMFFDHYDTTPTNIVNQLIKK